The following proteins are encoded in a genomic region of Bacillus horti:
- a CDS encoding YjcZ family sporulation protein: MSGGAVGGYGGGFALIVVLFVLLIIVGCGCMGGLGGGY, encoded by the coding sequence ATGTCTGGTGGTGCTGTAGGTGGATACGGTGGAGGATTTGCTCTTATCGTCGTATTGTTCGTCTTATTAATCATTGTTGGCTGTGGTTGCATGGGCGGTTTAGGAGGAGGATACTAA
- a CDS encoding DUF3231 family protein has product MGILSGNPKDEPLHYGEISQVWAFSTAAKGAISAYQAFRSHAGDKDLIKLIDDVIEQSRTEVKESDTLLNDNGIAPAPAMPERPQANLEDIPVGARFTDPEIIAAIARDTAMGLVACSQIIGSSIREDVGLLFSKYHGQKAMIGAKALRLSKEKGWLIPPPLQVKRPEHVTV; this is encoded by the coding sequence ATGGGAATTTTAAGCGGGAATCCGAAGGACGAGCCTCTACACTACGGTGAGATTTCTCAGGTATGGGCGTTTTCAACTGCTGCAAAAGGAGCCATATCCGCCTATCAGGCTTTTCGTAGTCATGCAGGTGATAAGGATTTAATTAAATTGATCGACGACGTAATCGAACAATCGAGAACTGAAGTAAAAGAAAGCGATACCCTGCTAAATGATAACGGTATTGCCCCTGCCCCAGCAATGCCTGAAAGACCTCAAGCTAACCTGGAGGATATTCCTGTCGGAGCTAGATTTACTGACCCTGAAATCATTGCTGCTATTGCACGTGACACAGCAATGGGGTTAGTAGCTTGTAGCCAAATTATTGGCTCTTCAATTCGTGAGGATGTAGGTTTACTATTCTCCAAGTATCATGGGCAGAAAGCGATGATCGGAGCCAAAGCTCTTCGCTTAAGTAAAGAAAAAGGATGGCTAATCCCGCCTCCCCTTCAGGTCAAGAGACCAGAGCACGTAACTGTATAG
- a CDS encoding isochorismatase family cysteine hydrolase, with product MFKSDPANTGIVITDPQNDFLSPGGRGYHLTQPNIERLNTLNNLELLMSTAMKKGYRLFISPHYLYPHDYGWKYTGNEQDMLINLRIYQKLNAYSPPSVGADFVPSLLPYILDRRTVVATAHKVASPQTNDLVYQLRQYGMTKVLLAGVLSNICVESHMRDLIENGFQTAMVYDATATISEKDFEAAITNYHAFSSAVWTTKEAITQL from the coding sequence GTGTTTAAATCCGATCCAGCTAACACCGGGATCGTCATAACAGACCCACAGAATGACTTTCTTTCTCCTGGTGGAAGAGGATATCATCTAACTCAACCAAATATTGAGAGGCTTAATACGTTAAACAACCTTGAATTACTCATGAGTACTGCGATGAAGAAGGGATACAGACTTTTTATTTCTCCGCACTATCTGTATCCACATGATTATGGCTGGAAATACACAGGAAATGAACAAGACATGCTCATTAATCTTAGAATCTATCAAAAGCTAAATGCTTACAGTCCGCCATCTGTAGGCGCCGATTTTGTACCTTCTCTCTTGCCTTACATTCTAGATCGTAGGACTGTTGTTGCTACCGCCCATAAAGTGGCTAGTCCACAAACCAATGATTTAGTTTATCAGCTACGACAATACGGAATGACAAAGGTTCTCCTTGCTGGGGTTCTCTCAAATATTTGTGTAGAATCCCATATGCGTGATTTGATTGAAAATGGCTTTCAAACGGCTATGGTATACGATGCTACAGCTACAATTAGTGAAAAGGACTTTGAAGCAGCCATAACCAACTACCACGCCTTTAGTAGTGCTGTGTGGACGACGAAGGAAGCAATCACTCAACTATAA
- a CDS encoding response regulator transcription factor, giving the protein MSYRINLVEDEKHLNDVLSTYLKQEGWQVTSFYTGKEAQQALQSSPDLWILDIMLPDIDGYQLLQECKEFNPDVPIIFISARDADLDRIIGLELGSDDYLPKPFLPRELVIRTKKLLDRTYGRSSSQTTEQIVELPPYTIEVSKRVVYKEGSPVNLTSKEFDLLLLFVQNPKHAFSREHILQHVWGQDYFGSDRVVDDLVRRLRKKMEELRLETIYGYGYRMVEA; this is encoded by the coding sequence ATGAGTTATCGTATTAATCTAGTTGAAGATGAAAAACATCTAAATGACGTTCTGTCTACATACTTAAAACAGGAGGGATGGCAGGTTACATCCTTCTATACTGGAAAGGAAGCTCAACAGGCATTGCAATCTTCTCCAGATTTATGGATTCTTGATATTATGCTTCCGGATATAGATGGCTATCAGCTTCTACAGGAATGTAAAGAGTTCAATCCTGATGTTCCGATTATCTTTATATCAGCCAGAGATGCAGATTTAGATCGCATTATCGGTCTTGAATTGGGCAGTGACGACTACTTACCTAAGCCTTTTTTACCTAGAGAACTAGTCATCCGTACAAAGAAACTATTAGACAGAACATACGGGCGATCCTCCTCACAGACAACCGAGCAGATTGTTGAACTTCCTCCTTACACCATTGAAGTTTCCAAAAGGGTTGTATATAAGGAAGGTAGCCCAGTGAATCTAACCTCTAAGGAATTTGATCTCCTTTTACTTTTTGTTCAAAATCCAAAGCACGCTTTCTCAAGGGAGCATATTCTCCAGCATGTATGGGGTCAGGACTATTTTGGTTCGGATCGAGTGGTAGATGATTTGGTTAGAAGGCTGCGCAAAAAAATGGAGGAACTGCGCTTGGAAACGATTTACGGCTATGGCTATAGGATGGTGGAAGCTTGA
- a CDS encoding HAMP domain-containing sensor histidine kinase, whose protein sequence is MKNKPLALQIWLVFTSISFGLVIVLALLLLLTLRSFFTDEIFHTIEDVQRSVWSNEIVRQESPFELIQTQQNQRMVNHIIFLQDGSILTPNQIPQPFLQKIYSQAVEQQGIEQRYTIDIEDNRLLYVVRRGQLGFQPAYLVSYMYDTYRNDLVLTLFKQISYVLLLVLLLSWLPAILLARYLSKPIVQMEKHVKSIANRDWQTKLIVEREDEIGHLAQSIEKMREQLIKQDETQQSMLQHISHELKTPVMVIQSYTQSIQDGIYPNGSLNDTLGVIQQESSRLEKLVHNLLYLTKLDYLSTQPQIKVELDLSQLLEDTIDRLKWQKPELSWDIQLEPCVTWGVAEQWKVAFENLLDNQMRYAATRIFVEVEHVQGGLAIRIGNDGSPIEEATIKDLFQLYEKGQGGKYGLGLAIVQKILTLHDANISVRNLSSGVSFDIFIPNHEKSF, encoded by the coding sequence TTGAAAAACAAACCGTTAGCTCTTCAAATTTGGTTGGTCTTTACGTCCATCTCATTTGGACTTGTCATCGTGCTCGCTTTACTCCTACTTCTGACATTACGTAGCTTCTTTACAGATGAGATATTTCATACGATTGAGGATGTACAAAGGTCAGTTTGGTCTAATGAAATAGTACGTCAAGAATCACCTTTTGAATTGATTCAAACGCAGCAAAACCAGAGAATGGTTAATCATATTATCTTTTTACAAGATGGTAGCATTCTTACTCCAAATCAGATACCACAGCCATTTTTACAAAAAATTTATTCACAGGCTGTTGAGCAGCAAGGAATTGAACAGCGCTATACGATAGATATTGAGGATAACCGATTGCTTTATGTTGTACGCAGAGGACAGCTCGGCTTTCAGCCCGCTTACTTGGTATCTTATATGTATGACACCTATCGCAATGACCTTGTTCTTACATTATTTAAGCAAATCAGTTATGTTTTACTCCTTGTTCTTTTATTAAGCTGGCTTCCTGCTATTTTGTTAGCTCGTTACTTATCTAAACCGATTGTACAGATGGAAAAGCATGTAAAGAGCATCGCTAACCGCGACTGGCAAACCAAGCTAATTGTCGAACGGGAGGATGAAATCGGGCATCTTGCCCAATCGATTGAAAAAATGCGTGAGCAGCTGATCAAGCAGGATGAAACACAACAGTCTATGCTTCAGCACATCTCTCATGAGCTTAAAACACCTGTTATGGTCATTCAAAGCTATACCCAATCAATTCAAGACGGAATTTATCCAAATGGTAGTCTCAATGACACACTTGGGGTGATCCAGCAGGAATCCTCAAGACTAGAAAAGCTTGTGCATAATTTACTCTATCTAACAAAGCTTGATTACCTATCTACACAGCCTCAAATAAAAGTTGAGTTGGATTTATCTCAACTGCTTGAGGATACAATAGATCGATTAAAGTGGCAGAAGCCTGAGCTAAGCTGGGATATTCAGCTTGAGCCCTGTGTGACCTGGGGAGTGGCTGAACAGTGGAAGGTTGCTTTTGAAAATTTGTTAGATAATCAGATGAGATATGCAGCTACTCGTATCTTTGTTGAGGTAGAGCATGTTCAAGGTGGTTTAGCTATCCGAATTGGAAATGATGGAAGTCCTATTGAAGAAGCTACTATTAAAGATCTCTTTCAGCTTTATGAAAAGGGGCAGGGTGGAAAATACGGATTAGGCTTAGCTATTGTACAAAAGATTTTAACATTACATGATGCCAATATATCTGTGCGTAACCTGTCGAGTGGAGTTTCGTTTGATATTTTTATTCCAAATCATGAGAAATCATTTTAA